A stretch of the Gossypium hirsutum isolate 1008001.06 chromosome D07, Gossypium_hirsutum_v2.1, whole genome shotgun sequence genome encodes the following:
- the LOC121219506 gene encoding receptor-like protein kinase FERONIA, whose amino-acid sequence MRTPLLSSFCFCPVSESKLKKKPSKGKAKSSLPQHLCRRFSLDEIRVATNNFDSHLVLGKGGSAVVYKGFFDDGASVFAVKYLQLGSSRHRILDDFRNEVQLLCQLRHQHIVSLIGFCYEEDKMIIVYNYMSQGMLFDHLHGTGHHDPLPWKQRLEICIGIARGLHYLHAGAKRAVIHRDIKTRNILLDDQKVSKIADFTLSKIGPFSLSNAPIRIELPPLDEIELETSRTRLFGTLGYVAPELFIDATLVTEKSDVYSFGVVLLEVLCGRKVLKFDAGDHSHRHIISWVNEHLKNGRIYQMTDPYLEGKIAPSCLQKFLDIALSCVHVEEHKRPALGEVEVTLELALELQNKAEFEVKRLNPHGEAMYEEVAFSASAFSFSDYQTDVLWPHGSSRVEDTFSWKSEDMLSDIEELCR is encoded by the coding sequence ATGAGAACTCCTCTACTTTCCAGCTTTTGTTTCTGTCCAGTATCTGAAAGCAAATTAAAGAAGAAGCCGAGCAAGGGAAAAGCTAAATCATCGCTTCCCCAACATCTGTGCCGTCGATTTTCACTCGACGAGATCAGAGTTGCCACCAATAACTTTGACTCCCACTTGGTTCTTGGTAAAGGTGGCAGCGCAGTAGTATACAAAGGGTTTTTCGATGACGGGGCCTCGGTTTTCGCTGTCAAATACTTGCAGCTCGGATCCTCACGACATAGAATACTTGACGACTTTCGAAATGAGGTGCAGCTACTTTGCCAGCTGCGCCACCAACATATTGTTTCTCTGATTGGATTCTGCTATGAGGAAGACAAGATGATCATAGTGTACAATTATATGAGCCAGGGGATGCTCTTCGATCATCTCCATGGTACTGGTCATCACGATCCCCTCCCATGGAAGCAAAGGTTAGAGATTTGCATTGGGATAGCTCGTGGATTACATTATCTTCATGCTGGAGCAAAGCGTGCAGTTATCCACCGCGACATCAAGACCAGAAACATTCTTTTAGATGACCAAAAGGTTTCCAAGATTGCGGATTTCACCTTGTCTAAGATAGGCCCTTTTAGTTTATCAAACGCTCCCATCAGAATAGAGTTACCTCCTctggatgaaattgaattggaaacAAGTCGAACGAGGCTGTTTGGTACTTTGGGTTACGTGGCTCCTGAGCTTTTCATTGATGCTACTCTTGTGACAGAGAAATCAGACGTTTACTCATTTGGGGTTGTTTTGCTTGAAGTACTTTGTGGTAGAAAAGTATTAAAGTTTGATGCAGGGGACCATAGTCATCGTCATATAATTTCTTGGGTCAATGAACACCTAAAGAATGGAAGAATTTACCAAATGACGGATCCATATTTGGAAGGGAAAATAGCCCCGAGTTGCTTACAGAAATTCCTGGACATCGCTTTAAGTTGCGTCCATGTTGAGGAACATAAACGACCTGCTCTTGGTGAAGTGGAGGTGACATTAGAGCTTGCTTTGGAGCTCCAAAACAAAGCAGAATTCGAAGTGAAGCGCCTCAATCCTCATGGAGAAGCTATGTATGAAGAAGTAGCTTTCTCTGCATCTGCCTTCAGTTTCTCTGATTATCAGACTGATGTACTCTGGCCCCATGGAAGTTCTCGTGTCGAGGATACATTTAGCTGGAAATCTGAGGATATGTTGTCAGACATTGAAGAGCTGTGCAGATGA
- the LOC121219507 gene encoding uncharacterized protein translates to MHSTSFSTMDVSYPGTAYHQSVSGDDMEGMLRDAFNMHNHGLQSFPADFVASDDCNLGGNAFTEPGRSVSHEEPNREAAKFYALLNDMNEELYEGSKCSKMSFYIHLFQLKCLGGWIGNSLTMLLEFFRDMFPFAKISHSKLWNSC, encoded by the coding sequence atGCATAGTACTTCCTTTTCaacgatggatgtatcttatcctggtactgcttaccatcagtctgttagtggggatgacatggaaggtatgttgcgggatgcatttaatatgcacaatcatggtttGCAGTCGTTCCCAGCCGACTTTgtggcatctgatgattgtaatcttggtggaaatgcttttaccgaaccgggaagAAGTGTATCTCATGAAGAGCCGAATAGAGAAGCGGCGAAGTtttacgcgctacttaatgacatgaacgaagaactttatgagggatcaaaatgtTCAAAAATGTCCTTCTATATTCatctttttcagttaaaatgtttgggagggtggatcggaaactctttgacaatgtTGTTAGAATTTTTTAGAGATATGTTTCCCTTTGCAAAAATCTCtcactcaaaattgtggaatagttgttaa
- the LOC107954903 gene encoding receptor-like protein kinase FERONIA: MRTPSLSSFCFCPVFVSKLKKPSKGKAKSSLPQHLYRRFSLHEIRVATKNFDSHLVLGKGSSAVVYKGFFDDGASVFAVKYLQHGSSRQTMLEDFLNEAQLLCQLRHQHIVSLIGFCDEGDKIIIVYNYMSQGTLFDHLHGTGHHDPLPWKQRLEICIGVACGLHYLHTGAKRAVIHRDIKTKNILLDDQMVSKIADFAWSKIGPFSLSNAPIRIELPPLDEIDLETGQLGLLGTLGYMAPELFKDTTLVTEKSDVYSFGVVLLEVLCGRKVLKFDAGDHNHRHIISWVNEHLKNGRIYQMTGPYLEGKIAPSCLQKFLDIALSCVHVEEHKRPALGEVEVTLELALELQNKADFEVKRLNPHGEVMYEEEAFSASAFSFPDYQTDVLWPHGSSRVEDTFSWKSEDMLSDIEELCR; this comes from the coding sequence ATGAGAACTCCTTCACTTTCCAGCTTTTGTTTCTGTCCAGTATTTGTAAGCAAATTAAAGAAGCCGAGCAAGGGAAAAGCTAAATCATCGCTTCCCCAACATCTGTACCGTCGATTTTCACTCCACGAGATCAGAGTTGCCACCAAAAACTTTGACTCCCACTTGGTTCTTGGTAAAGGTAGCAGCGCAGTAGTATACAAAGGATTTTTCGATGATGGGGCTTCGGTTTTCGCTGTCAAATACTTGCAGCACGGATCCTCACGACAGACAATGCTTGAAGACTTTCTAAATGAGGCGCAGCTACTTTGCCAGCTGCGCCACCAACATATTGTTTCTCTGATTGGATTCTGCGATGAGGGAGACAAGATTATCATAGTGTACAATTATATGAGCCAGGGGACGCTCTTCGATCATCTCCATGGTACTGGTCATCACGATCCCCTCCCATGGAAGCAAAGGTTAGAGATTTGCATTGGGGTCGCTTGTGGATTACATTATCTTCATACTGGAGCAAAGCGTGCAGTCATCCACCGTGACATCAAGACCAAAAACATTCTTTTAGATGACCAAATGGTTTCCAAGATTGCGGATTTCGCCTGGTCTAAAATTGGCCCTTTTAGTTTATCAAACGCTCCCATCAGAATAGAGTTACCCCCTCTGGATGAAATTGATTTGGAAACAGGTCAATTGGGGCTGCTTGGTACTTTGGGTTATATGGCTCCTGAGCTTTTCAAGGATACTACTCTTGTGACAGAGAAATCAGACGTTTACTCATTTGGGGTTGTTTTGCTTGAAGTACTTTGTGGTAGAAAAGTATTAAAGTTTGACGCAGGGGACCATAATCATCGTCATATAATTTCTTGGGTCAATGAACACCTAAAGAATGGAAGAATTTACCAAATGACGGGTCCATATTTGGAAGGGAAAATAGCCCCGAGTTGCTTACAGAAATTCCTGGACATCGCTTTAAGTTGCGTCCATGTTGAGGAACATAAACGACCTGCTCTTGGTGAAGTGGAGGTGACATTAGAGCTTGCTTTGGAGCTCCAAAACAAAGCAGACTTCGAAGTGAAGCGCCTCAATCCTCATGGAGAAGTTATGTATGAAGAAGAAGCTTTCTCTGCATCTGCCTTCAGTTTCCCCGATTATCAGACTGATGTACTCTGGCCCCATGGAAGTTCTCGTGTCGAGGATACATTTAGCTGGAAATCTGAGGATATGTTGTCAGACATTGAAGAGCTGTGCAGATGA
- the LOC107954904 gene encoding cytochrome P450 714C2 yields the protein MELTEYYVNIFVSLVLLAFLGLILRLYHELVVKPMKLRARLLKQGIKGPPPSLLIGNIREIKKAQSSIVKVPSMQNPATHNCGALLFPFLEQWRKQYGKVFVFSLGNTQILFVNQPDAVKEITTCTSLALGKPSYQQKDRGPLLGQGILTSNGAIWAYQRKILAPELYMDKVKGMMNLIVESTFTLVDSWKTRIEVEGGLADIKIDEYMRSFSGDVISRACFGSNYCKGEEIFLKLRALQEAMSKKGLSTGVPGMRYLPIKSNREAWELEKEVRDLILHVVNERKGAATYENDLLQMVVDGAKNSDLSQEATERFVVDNCKNIYLAGYETTAVSATWCLMLLAANQEWQHNVRTEVVEICGGGTPDAGMLRKMNLLTKVIQESLRLYPPVAVVSREALEDINFGEIFVPKGVNIWMMVLALHTDPEIWGEDAYKFNPNRFAKGIKGACKLPQVYMPFGVGPRVCLGQNLAMVELKLLMSLLLSNFSFSLSPNYSHSPVLRLVIEPENGVHLLVKKL from the exons ATGGAACTTACAGAGTATTATGTCAACATTTTTGTTTCTCTTGTGCTGCTTGCTTTCCTTGGATTGATCCTACGTTTGTATCATGAGCTGGTGGTGAAGCCAATGAAGCTCCGAGCAAGATTACTCAAGCAAGGCATCAAAGGGCCGCCTCCGAGTCTGCTAATCGGAAACATAAGAGAGATAAAGAAGGCACAATCCAGCATTGTTAAGGTTCCTAGCATGCAAAACCCTGCCACTCACAACTGCGGTGCGCTACTCTTTCCATTCCTTGAGCAATGGAGGAAACAATATG GTAAAGTATTTGTGTTTTCTCTTGGTAACACTCAAATATTGTTCGTCAATCAACCTGATGCTGTGAAAGAGATTACTACATGCACGTCCTTAGCCTTGGGGAAGCCTTCCTATCAACAAAAGGATCGTGGTCCTTTGCTTGGTCAGGGAATTCTAACTTCAAATGGGGCAATATGGGCTTATCAGAGAAAAATTCTTGCTCCCGAATTATACATGGACAAGGTTaag GGAATGATGAACCTGATTGTCGAATCTACATTTACGCTAGTGGACTCTTGGAAGACCAGAATAGAGGTCGAGGGTGGACTTGCTGACATCAAAATTGACGAGTATATGCGAAGCTTCTCTGGAGATGTCATCTCAAGAGCCTGTTTCGGAAGTAATTATTGTAAAGGAGAAGAAATCTTCTTGAAGCTAAGAGCTCTACAGGAGGCCATGTCCAAGAAAGGTTTATCCACTGGCGTGCCTGGAATGAG ATATCTTCCCATCAAAAGCAACAGAGAAGCTTGGGAACTTGAAAAGGAGGTACGTGATTTGATATTGCATGTGGTAAACGAGAGAAAGGGGGCAGCAACATACGAGAATGACTTACTGCAAATGGTGGTTGACGGAGCTAAAAACAGTGACCTGAGCCAAGAAGCCACCGAGAGGTTTGTAGTTGATAACTGCAAGAACATATACTTGGCTGGATATGAGACTACTGCCGTTTCTGCCACCTGGTGCCTCATGCTTCTAGCTGCCAATCAAGAATGGCAGCATAATGTGCGGACAGAGGTGGTTGAAATTTGTGGCGGTGGTACTCCGGATGCTGGCATGCTTCGTAAGATGAatctg CTTACTAAGGTAATTCAGGAATCATTGAGACTTTATCCGCCAGTAGCTGTGGTGTCGAGGGAAGCCTTGGAAGATATTAACTTCGGAGAGATTTTTGTTCCCAAGGGTGTAAATATTTGGATGATGGTGTTGGCATTGCACACTGACCCTGAAATTTGGGGTGAAGATGCCTATAAATTCAACCCGAATAGATTTGCAAAAGGGATAAAAGGTGCATGTAAGCTGCCACAAGTGTACATGCCATTCGGGGTTGGCCCCCGGGTGTGCCTTGGACAGAACTTGGCCATGGTTGAACTGAAACTACTAATGTCTCTCCTTTTGTCTAACTTCTCCTTCTCCCTTTCTCCCAACTACTCACATTCGCCTGTTCTAAGATTGGTAATAGAGCCAGAAAATGGCGTCCATCTCTTGGTAAAGAAGCTGTGA